The following coding sequences are from one Gossypium hirsutum isolate 1008001.06 chromosome A12, Gossypium_hirsutum_v2.1, whole genome shotgun sequence window:
- the LOC107929478 gene encoding WAT1-related protein At1g43650 — translation MGAMKKWLSWSQMVTSMLLVQLFATGQQLLSKVILNQGTFIFSFMAYRHLVAALCVAPFAFFLERVDSKKMAWSTWLWLFINALTGITMAMGLFYYGLRDTTATYSTNFLNIIPIVTFVFSIFLRMEKLGLGSKAGKIKTVGAIICVGGALTTSLYKGKAFYLTHDHHPHYHSPAVAATMAVSSPHWTRGTFMLVGSCLCYATWYILQVKLLEVFPSRYRATLITCIMASVQSTAIGLCLDRSKAAWRIEWNLQLVTIVYSGALSTAATFCLLTWSIAKQGPTYAPMFNPLSLIFVAISEALLLGEQMRLGIVLGTVMIIVGLYSFLWGRRKETKLLGQALTAKADLESGEMQLKSFVTPSPVKSVYAKEGGALKDSVISWNQ, via the exons ATGGGAGCAATGAAGAAATGGTTGAGTTGGTCTCAAATGGTAACCAGCATGTTGTTggtacaactatttgcaacagGGCAACAGCTTCTTTCTAAAGTTATATTGAATCAAGGAACCTTCATCTTTTCATTCATGGCTTACCGACATTTAGTCGCCGCTCTCTGTGTCGCTCCTTTTGCTTTCTTCCTGGAAAG AGTTGATTCAAAGAAGATGGCTTGGTCGACATGGTTATGGCTCTTCATCAATGCCTTGACAGG GATAACAATGGCGATGGGACTGTTTTATTATGGTCTTCGAGACACAACAGCAACATATTCCACCAACTTCCTCAACATAATTCCCATTGTCACCTTTGTTTTCTCCATCTTTTTACG aatgGAAAAGCTGGGATTAGGCAGCAAAGCAGGCAAAATCAAGACTGTGGGTGCAATTATATGTGTTGGAGGAGCGCTGACAACGAGTCTTTATAAGGGAAAAGCGTTCTATCTCACGCATGATCATCATCCCCATTACCACTCACCTGCTGTTGCTGCTACCATGGCAGTCTCGAGTCCTCACTGGACTCGTGGTACTTTCATGCTTGTTGGTAGTTGCTTGTGCTATGCTACTTGGTACATATTGCAG GTGAAGTTGCTGGAAGTATTTCCGTCGAGATATCGGGCAACGCTGATAACATGCATCATGGCGTCCGTACAATCAACAGCCATAGGCCTGTGTTTAGACAGGAGTAAGGCTGCTTGGAGAATAGAGTGGAACTTGCAGCTAGTTACTATAGTTTACTCG GGAGCACTAAGTACTGCAGCAACATTCTGCTTACTTACATGGTCGATTGCTAAGCAAGGCCCTACCTATGCCCCAATGTTCAACCCGCTGTCCTTAATATTCGTTGCCATATCAGAAGCTTTATTGCTCGGTGAACAGATGAGACTCGGAAT TGTGTTAGGCACGGTTATGATAATAGTTGGATTGTACTCATTTTTGTGGGGAAGAAGGAAGGAAACGAAACTATTAGGTCAAGCATTGACGGCCAAAGCGGATCTGGAGTCGGGAGAGATGCAGTTGAAGAGCTTTGTAACACCATCACCTGTTAAAAGCGTTTATGCTAAGGAAGGAGGAGCTCTAAAAGATAGTGTAATATCTTGGAATCAATAG
- the LOC107929600 gene encoding LOW QUALITY PROTEIN: heavy metal-associated isoprenylated plant protein 9 (The sequence of the model RefSeq protein was modified relative to this genomic sequence to represent the inferred CDS: deleted 2 bases in 1 codon; substituted 1 base at 1 genomic stop codon) codes for MGEEVKQEQQPPAEEKTEDKVEEKPAEENKEETPPPPPPPPPPFVLFVDLHCVGCAKKIEKTIMKIRGVEGVVIDMAQNQVTIKGIIEPQAICAKIMKKTKRRAKVLSPLPAAEGEPIPEVVTSQVSGLTTVELNVDMHCQACAEQLRKKILKMRGIQSAVTEHSTGKVTVTGTMDANKLVDYVYRRTKKQARIVPQPEPEPQPEPEKQEEKKEGEEKPSEEAKPEEPGXKEEEKPAAEEEAKEEGNNEATGETKEGEDKKEDNNGSNNEDESMKKMIYYYQPLYVIERMPPAPQLFSDENPNACCIS; via the exons ATGGGTGAGGAAGTTAAGCAG GAACAACAACCTCCAGCAGAGGAGAAAACAGAAGACAAGGTGGAGGAGAAGCCTGCCGAAGAAAATAAGGAAGAAACGCCACCACCGCCACCGCCTCCACCACCTCCTTTTGTATTGTTTGTGGACTTGCATTGTGTTGGATGTGCAAAGAAGATTGAAAAAACCATCATGAAGATCAGAG GTGTGGAAGGAGTTGTGATCGACATGGCTCAAAACCAAGTTACTATAAAAGGAATAATCGAACCCCAAGCTATATGTGCTAAAATCATGAAAAAAACCAAGAGAAGAGCTAAAGTCCTTTCTCCTTTGCCTGCAGCTGAGGGTGAACCTATCCCTGAAGTTGTTACTTCACAG GTTAGTGGATTAACAACCGTGGAACTTAACGTAGACATGCATTGCCAAGCCTGTGCTGAGCAACTCAGGAAAAAGATACTGAAAATGAGAG GCATACAAAGTGCAGTAACAGAGCATAGCACAGGGAAAGTTACAGTGACGGGTACCATGGACGCGAACAAGCTAGTTGATTACGTGTATAGACGCACCAAAAAGCAGGCTCGGATCGTGCCTCAACCGGAGCCTGAACCGCAACCGGAACCCGAAAAACAAGAAGAGAAGAAGGAAGGCGAAGAGAAGCCATCGGAAGAAGCTAAGCCAGAAGAA CCCggataaaaagaagaagaaaaaccagCAGCCGAAGAAGAAGCCAAGGAAGAAGGCAACAATGAAGCTACTGGTGAGACCAAGGAAGGAGAAGATAAGAAAGAAGACAACAATGGCAGCAACAATGAGGATGAATCTATGAAGAAGATGATCTACTATTATCAGCCGCTCTACGTTATTGAACGAATGCCACCGGCACCTCAGTTGTTCAGCGATGAAAATCCCAATGCTTGCTGCATTTCATAG
- the LOC107929533 gene encoding uncharacterized protein, translating to MADMQIVVASKRVEPQYVEMMVPLYSYGCERKVKKTLSHLKGIYSVTVEYDQQKVTAWGICNKYDVLSTMRSKRKEARFWKPEDNVEMEDVEEEEPSPSLPRKGFNKPSLALMKARSLSWKAWKKVFARSLSF from the exons ATGGCGGACATGCAAATAGTTGTAGCTAGCAAGAGAGTAGAGCCGCAGTACGTGGAGATGATGGTGCCTTTGTATTCTTACGGGTGCGAAAGGAAAGTCAAAAAGACTTTGTCCCATCTCAAAG GAATATATTCAGTGACGGTGGAATATGATCAACAAAAGGTGACAGCATGGGGAATATGCAACAAATACGACGTGCTATCAACGATgagaagcaaaagaaaagaagctCGGTTTTGGAAACCCGAAGACAACGTCGAGATGGAAGATGTCGAGGAGGAAGAGCCGTCACCGTCTCTTCCTCGTAAGGGATTCAACAAGCCTTCTTTGGCTCTAATGAAGGCTCGATCTCTAAGCTGGAAAGCATGGAAAAAAGTATTCGCCCGCTCCCTTTCTTTCTAA